The DNA segment GATCACCAACAACTACCGCGCCTTCCGCGTCGCAATTCTAATTTGCATCACCGGTTCTGGTTTGCTACTTGCCGCTTCCCTTGGACAACACACCGGCCATCTAAGCGGCTTTACTTTCATGGTCTTAATCGGCATCGGTCTGTACCTTCCCTATGTCGCAACTCACACCACGCTCTTCGAGCGGATGCTTGCGATTACCCGCGACCGCGGTAGCCTGGTGTTTCTAATGTACCTAGCCGATGCGATCGGCTACCTCGGATACGTGGCGGTGATGCTGGCACGCAATGCGTTGGATCCAGGAGGAGACTTCATGGTCTTTTTCTTGCCGATGTGTTACATCACAGGCGGGTTGTCGATTACCTGCATGCTCGCCTGTCAATTCTATTTCTCGCGGCAACAACAACTAGCGTACGCCCGCAGCCTGGCTCTCTGACGGCACGGCGGCTTCACTGGCAGCCGGCTCTCGGTCTGAAGTCGGAATCAAGAAGTAACAGACGGTCGAGATCAAGAATGCAGCGATCAAGTTAAGCCCCAAACCGGTCCGAGCCATCTGCTGCGTCGATAGACTTCCGGTCGCAAACACGATCGTGTTAGGAGGCGAGGCAACGGGCAGCATGAATGCACAGCTTGCACTGATCGCGGCAGGATACAAAATCAATTCGTACGGGAGCCCACTGACGATCGACATCCCGCCTAAAACGGGCAGCAACAATGACGTGGTTGCGGTGCCGCTGGTGATTTCCGTTAAAAAGGTAACAACCAAGCAGAGGACCAACATCAATAGCCACGGGGGTTGATCGGCGATACGACTTAGCTGAGTCCCCACGATCTGGCTGAGGCCGCTGGTTTCGAATCCCTGCGCCAACGCCAGCCCGCCGCCAAACATCAGCAAAATCCCCCAAGGGACGCGCGATGTCGCTTTCCAATCGAGCAATCTTTCCGTGCAACGAGGCGGAGCCTCTTCGGAATCGTCGCGGACAGGCTCCGCTGGTTTGTCTCCGGCGGGAACAATGAACAACGCAAGTGACGCAGCCAAAGCGATGGTCGCATCGTTGATCATCGAGCGGCCGTCGCTGTCCGTCACAGGAATCCAACTGGACCACCCGCCTGCAGGAGCCGCACGGAACACCCAAGCCAATGCGGTCACCACGAAAATGATCAGAACACGGACCTCACTTTGCCGCCAGACTCCCACATCGGGCATCTGAATCGAGTGGGCGCCTTCCAATTTCCGAGTGATCCACAGCCAGGTGACTGGAAGCAAGACTAAGACGATTGGCAGAGTGACTTGCATCCAATCGAAAAACGTCACCTCATGGCCAAAGGTTTCTTGCACATATCCGACCATCAGGACGTTTGGGGGCGTGCCGATCGGTGTTCCCATCCCTCCGATACTGGCGGCGTAAGCGATTCCCAGCAACAGCGCCGTCCGCAGGGCATGGTCGTCTTCAATCTGTGAAAGGATCGCCATTGCAATGGGCAACATCATCAGAGCGGTTGCCGTGTTGCTGATCCACATCGACAGTCCCGCGGTCGCCAACATCACCCCCAGCACTAATCGCCGCCCATTACTCCCTCCAACGGCCCGCACCAAATAGAGCGCCAAGCGACGATGGGCGCCACACTTTTCCATCCCTGCAGACAAGAAGGCGCCCCCTAACAACAACAGGATCATCGAATGCCCGTAAGCCCCGGCGACGTCGGAAGCGCTAAGAACGCCGAGGACCGGAAACGCCACAAACGGCACGATCCCAACAACGGCAAGATCCAATGTTTCAAGGATCCACCATACGGCACAAAGCGTAGCGACCCCAGCGCAACAAGAGGCTTCCCAGGAGATATCGCTTTGAAAACAAAAAACAAAAACGAGAACAGCCAAAATGGGGCCGCCCATTAAGCCGATGGCCTGACGAGAAATAGACAAGAGTGGAACCGTGTTTGGGAATCATCGAGGAAAGGGGAGGGCGGCCTATTGTAGCGGGCAGCAGCACCGTTCGCCTTCGCCAACGGGCTGGCGGAGAAGGAACCAGCCATTGCCGTAGCTCCGCCTCTCCGAGGCGGAGAGTTTGCTCAGCACGAGTCTCGGAGAGACTCGACTACGTAGCTCCGCC comes from the Roseimaritima multifibrata genome and includes:
- a CDS encoding SLC13 family permease — protein: MSISRQAIGLMGGPILAVLVFVFCFQSDISWEASCCAGVATLCAVWWILETLDLAVVGIVPFVAFPVLGVLSASDVAGAYGHSMILLLLGGAFLSAGMEKCGAHRRLALYLVRAVGGSNGRRLVLGVMLATAGLSMWISNTATALMMLPIAMAILSQIEDDHALRTALLLGIAYAASIGGMGTPIGTPPNVLMVGYVQETFGHEVTFFDWMQVTLPIVLVLLPVTWLWITRKLEGAHSIQMPDVGVWRQSEVRVLIIFVVTALAWVFRAAPAGGWSSWIPVTDSDGRSMINDATIALAASLALFIVPAGDKPAEPVRDDSEEAPPRCTERLLDWKATSRVPWGILLMFGGGLALAQGFETSGLSQIVGTQLSRIADQPPWLLMLVLCLVVTFLTEITSGTATTSLLLPVLGGMSIVSGLPYELILYPAAISASCAFMLPVASPPNTIVFATGSLSTQQMARTGLGLNLIAAFLISTVCYFLIPTSDREPAASEAAVPSESQAAGVR